A part of Solenopsis invicta isolate M01_SB chromosome 2, UNIL_Sinv_3.0, whole genome shotgun sequence genomic DNA contains:
- the LOC105200721 gene encoding transmembrane protein 68 isoform X2 has protein sequence MFSIVYDLWPTVKNIIVQYIDLDFTLWLTWLLMPLLVTFLLPLLIVLLIYSTALILYIYKWHRIKLRNVYSTPWREAALHMLAAVYDAHGWIWHGYEIVGLENIPQNKPVLFIFYHGALPVDMYYFAAKIFLSNSKLIRMVADRFLFKIPGWSIVTDVVKIIPGTVQSCSAILKEGNMLAIAPGGVYEAQFGDSNYELMWQKRMGFAKVALDAKVSIVPLFTKNLRESFRTLIWGRRILLKIYAKTRLPIVPIYGGFPVKLVTYVGKPIPYDKNLTPEELQIKVADSIRDLIRKHQKVPGSITWALTERICNTEKCDNVDKK, from the exons ATGTTTTCAATTGTGTACGATTTGTGGCCAACggtgaaaaatattatag TTCAATATATTGACTTGGATTTTACATTGTGGCTGACTTGGCTTTTAATGCCACTCCTTGTAACATTTCTACTCCCGCTTCTAATTGTATTGCTGATATATTCAACTGCCTTAATATTATACATCTACAAATGGCACAG gattaaattaagaaatgtcTATAGTACTCCATGGCGAGAGGCAGCACTTCATATGCTTGCAGCTGTCTATGATGCACATGGTTGGATCTGGCATG GATATGAAATTGTGGGCTTAGAGAATATTCCACAGAATAAACcagtattattcatattttatcacgGAGCTCTCCCAGTGGATATGTATTATTTTGCagccaaaatatttttatctaattcgAAATTAATTCGTATGGTAGCAGATCGATTTCTCTTCAAGATTCCTGGTTGGTCCATAGTGACTGACGTAGTAAAAATTATACCCGGAACAGTTCAATCATGCTCTGCAATTTTAAAAGAAGGAAATATGCTTGCTATTGCTCCGGGTGGCGTGTATGAAGCTCAGTTTGGGGATTCTAATTATGAACTTATGTGGCAGAAAAGAATGGGCTTTGCAAAAGTTGCTTTGGATGCAAAAGTG AGTATAGTTCCTTTATTTACGAAAAATCTCAGAGAATCGTTTAGAACACTAATTTGGGGACGAAGAATATTGCTGAAAATATATGCCAAAACAAGGCTTCCTATTGTACCAATCTATGGTGGCTTTCCAGTAAAATTGGTAACATATGTAGGCAAGCCTATTCCATATGACAAAAATCTTACACCCGAAGAGTTGCAGATAAAG GTTGCCGATAGTATTAGAGATTTGATAAGAAAACATCAAAAAGTACCTGGTAGCATTACATGGGCTTTGACGGAAAGAATATGTAATACAGAGAAAT GTGATAATGTTGACAAAAAGTAA
- the LOC105200721 gene encoding transmembrane protein 68 isoform X1, which produces MFSIVYDLWPTVKNIIGKNTVLTCTFIHVSVKIQYIDLDFTLWLTWLLMPLLVTFLLPLLIVLLIYSTALILYIYKWHRIKLRNVYSTPWREAALHMLAAVYDAHGWIWHGYEIVGLENIPQNKPVLFIFYHGALPVDMYYFAAKIFLSNSKLIRMVADRFLFKIPGWSIVTDVVKIIPGTVQSCSAILKEGNMLAIAPGGVYEAQFGDSNYELMWQKRMGFAKVALDAKVSIVPLFTKNLRESFRTLIWGRRILLKIYAKTRLPIVPIYGGFPVKLVTYVGKPIPYDKNLTPEELQIKVADSIRDLIRKHQKVPGSITWALTERICNTEKCDNVDKK; this is translated from the exons ATGTTTTCAATTGTGTACGATTTGTGGCCAACggtgaaaaatattataggtaAAAATACTGTGTTAACATGTACCTTTATACATGTCTCTGTTAAAA TTCAATATATTGACTTGGATTTTACATTGTGGCTGACTTGGCTTTTAATGCCACTCCTTGTAACATTTCTACTCCCGCTTCTAATTGTATTGCTGATATATTCAACTGCCTTAATATTATACATCTACAAATGGCACAG gattaaattaagaaatgtcTATAGTACTCCATGGCGAGAGGCAGCACTTCATATGCTTGCAGCTGTCTATGATGCACATGGTTGGATCTGGCATG GATATGAAATTGTGGGCTTAGAGAATATTCCACAGAATAAACcagtattattcatattttatcacgGAGCTCTCCCAGTGGATATGTATTATTTTGCagccaaaatatttttatctaattcgAAATTAATTCGTATGGTAGCAGATCGATTTCTCTTCAAGATTCCTGGTTGGTCCATAGTGACTGACGTAGTAAAAATTATACCCGGAACAGTTCAATCATGCTCTGCAATTTTAAAAGAAGGAAATATGCTTGCTATTGCTCCGGGTGGCGTGTATGAAGCTCAGTTTGGGGATTCTAATTATGAACTTATGTGGCAGAAAAGAATGGGCTTTGCAAAAGTTGCTTTGGATGCAAAAGTG AGTATAGTTCCTTTATTTACGAAAAATCTCAGAGAATCGTTTAGAACACTAATTTGGGGACGAAGAATATTGCTGAAAATATATGCCAAAACAAGGCTTCCTATTGTACCAATCTATGGTGGCTTTCCAGTAAAATTGGTAACATATGTAGGCAAGCCTATTCCATATGACAAAAATCTTACACCCGAAGAGTTGCAGATAAAG GTTGCCGATAGTATTAGAGATTTGATAAGAAAACATCAAAAAGTACCTGGTAGCATTACATGGGCTTTGACGGAAAGAATATGTAATACAGAGAAAT GTGATAATGTTGACAAAAAGTAA